Proteins encoded in a region of the Streptomyces akebiae genome:
- a CDS encoding thioredoxin domain-containing protein: MANRLAHETSPYLLQHADNPVDWWPWSAEAFEEARRRGVPVLLSVGYSSCHWCHVMAHESFEDRETAEYLNAHFVSVKVDREERPDVDAVYMEAVQAATGQGGWPMTVFLTPEGEPFYFGTYFPPAPRHGMPSFRQVLEGVRAAWADRRDEVAEVAGKIVRDLAGRELKFAAVDAPGEDELAQALLGLTREYDAARGGFGRAPKFPPSMVIEFLLRHAARTGSEGALQMARDTCERMARGGIYDQLGGGFARYSVDREWVVPHFEKMLYDNALLCRVYAHLWRATGSELARRVALETADFMVRELRTNEGGFASALDADSDDGTGSGKHVEGAYYVWTPEQLTEVLGEEDAALAAQHFGVTEEGTFEEGASVLQLPQREGVFDAERIESVRSRLKEARARRPAPGRDDKVVAAWNGLAVAALAETGAYFDRPDLVDAAIAAADLLVRLHLDERARLARTSKDGQVGANAGVLEDYADVAEGFLALASVTGEGVWLEFAGFLLDHVLVRFVDEESGALFDTAADAERLIRRPQDPTDNATPSGWSAAAGALLSYAAHTGSEPHRTAAERALGVVKALGPRAPRFIGWGLATAEALLDGPREVAVVGPQGHPGTRELHRTALLGTAPGAVVAVGTADSDELPLLADRPLVGGEPTVYVCRNFTCDAPVTDVDRLRTALGVASIG, translated from the coding sequence ATGGCGAACCGACTGGCCCACGAGACATCTCCCTACCTCCTCCAGCACGCCGACAACCCGGTCGACTGGTGGCCCTGGTCGGCCGAGGCGTTCGAGGAGGCGCGCAGGCGGGGGGTACCGGTGCTCCTCAGCGTCGGCTACTCGAGTTGCCACTGGTGCCATGTGATGGCGCACGAGTCGTTCGAGGACCGGGAGACCGCCGAGTACCTGAACGCGCACTTCGTGAGCGTCAAGGTCGACCGGGAGGAGCGCCCCGACGTCGACGCGGTGTACATGGAGGCCGTACAGGCCGCGACCGGGCAGGGCGGCTGGCCCATGACCGTGTTCCTGACGCCGGAGGGGGAGCCCTTCTACTTCGGCACCTACTTTCCGCCCGCCCCCCGCCACGGCATGCCCTCCTTCCGGCAGGTCCTGGAGGGGGTGCGGGCCGCCTGGGCGGACCGGCGGGACGAGGTCGCCGAGGTCGCCGGGAAGATCGTGCGGGACCTGGCGGGGCGGGAGCTGAAGTTCGCGGCGGTCGACGCGCCCGGGGAGGACGAGTTGGCGCAGGCGTTGCTGGGGCTCACCCGGGAGTACGACGCGGCGCGGGGCGGCTTCGGCAGGGCGCCCAAGTTCCCGCCCTCGATGGTGATCGAGTTCCTGCTGCGGCACGCGGCGCGCACCGGTTCCGAGGGCGCGCTGCAGATGGCGCGGGACACGTGCGAGCGCATGGCCCGCGGCGGTATCTACGACCAGCTCGGCGGCGGCTTCGCCCGGTACTCCGTCGACCGTGAGTGGGTCGTGCCGCACTTCGAGAAGATGCTGTACGACAACGCCCTGCTGTGCCGCGTGTACGCCCATCTCTGGCGGGCCACCGGTTCCGAGCTGGCCCGGCGCGTCGCCCTGGAGACGGCCGACTTCATGGTCCGTGAACTGCGCACGAACGAGGGCGGGTTCGCCTCGGCGCTGGACGCCGACAGCGACGACGGGACCGGGTCCGGGAAGCACGTCGAGGGCGCCTACTACGTCTGGACGCCCGAGCAGCTGACCGAGGTGCTCGGCGAGGAGGACGCGGCGCTCGCCGCGCAGCACTTCGGGGTCACGGAGGAGGGGACCTTCGAGGAAGGGGCGTCCGTCCTTCAACTGCCGCAACGCGAGGGCGTGTTCGATGCCGAGCGGATCGAGTCGGTGAGGAGTCGGCTGAAGGAGGCGCGTGCGCGTCGGCCCGCCCCCGGCCGTGACGACAAGGTGGTGGCCGCCTGGAACGGCCTCGCCGTCGCCGCGCTCGCCGAGACCGGTGCCTACTTCGACCGCCCCGACCTGGTGGACGCCGCCATCGCCGCCGCGGACCTCCTCGTACGACTGCATCTGGACGAGAGGGCGAGGCTCGCGCGGACCAGCAAGGACGGGCAGGTCGGCGCCAACGCGGGGGTGCTGGAGGACTACGCGGACGTCGCCGAGGGGTTCCTGGCGCTGGCGTCGGTCACGGGGGAGGGGGTGTGGCTGGAGTTCGCCGGGTTCCTGCTCGACCATGTGCTCGTCCGGTTCGTCGACGAGGAGTCGGGGGCGCTCTTCGACACCGCCGCCGACGCGGAGAGGCTGATCCGGCGGCCGCAGGATCCGACCGACAACGCCACGCCGTCGGGGTGGAGCGCGGCGGCCGGAGCACTGCTGAGTTATGCCGCGCACACCGGTTCCGAGCCTCACCGGACGGCCGCCGAACGGGCGTTGGGCGTGGTGAAGGCACTGGGGCCGAGGGCGCCCCGGTTCATCGGATGGGGGCTGGCCACGGCGGAGGCCCTGCTCGACGGGCCGCGTGAGGTGGCGGTCGTCGGACCGCAGGGGCATCCGGGGACGAGGGAGCTGCATCGGACGGCGTTGCTGGGGACCGCGCCGGGTGCGGTGGTGGCCGTGGGGACCGCGGACAGTGACGAACTGCCGCTGCTGGCCGACCGTCCGCTCGTCGGCGGTGAACCGACTGTGTATGTCTGCCGTAATTTCACATGTGACGCTCCCGTGACCGATGTCGACCGCTTGCGTACGGCTCTGGGAGTGGCCTCGATCGGCTGA
- a CDS encoding glycosyltransferase, which translates to MLTSVFIAVISLALFWMAAFTLWWQMHAWRTPEVLASTRFSRPDGDEHVSFSLLLPARHEQAVLDHTIQRLLESSHDDFEIIVIVGHDDPETTAVARDAEERDPRVRVVVDHHEKKNKPKAMNTALPHCRGDVVGVFDAEDQVHPELLSHVDHAFRTTGADVVQGGVQLINYNSSWYSLRNCLEYFFWFRSRLHLHAQKGFIPLGGNTVFVRTDVLREADGWDPDCLAEDCDLGVRLSSVGKKVVVAYDSDMVTREETPGSLMSLMKQRTRWNQGFLQVYRKKDWRQLPSFRQRLLARYTLMTPYLQAVSGVIIPLNVAIALFLDVPVGVAFITFLPAVTALVTFVFEVVGLHDFGRQYGLRVRFVHYVKLVVGGPFYQVLLAFAAVRAVWREQRGRNDWELTSHVGAHLANVNREDVPA; encoded by the coding sequence TTGCTGACGTCTGTCTTCATAGCTGTCATCTCGCTTGCCTTGTTCTGGATGGCGGCCTTCACTCTGTGGTGGCAGATGCACGCGTGGCGAACGCCCGAAGTGCTGGCCTCCACCCGGTTCAGCAGACCGGACGGCGACGAGCATGTGTCGTTCTCACTGCTGCTGCCGGCGCGCCATGAACAGGCCGTGCTGGACCACACCATCCAACGACTGCTCGAATCCAGCCACGACGACTTCGAGATCATCGTGATCGTCGGGCACGACGACCCGGAGACCACCGCGGTGGCCCGGGACGCGGAGGAGCGCGACCCGCGTGTCCGCGTGGTGGTCGACCACCACGAGAAGAAGAACAAGCCGAAGGCCATGAACACGGCGTTGCCGCACTGCCGCGGCGATGTCGTCGGGGTCTTCGACGCCGAGGACCAGGTCCATCCGGAGCTGCTGTCCCACGTCGACCACGCCTTCCGCACCACGGGCGCGGACGTCGTGCAGGGCGGGGTGCAGCTCATCAACTACAACTCCAGCTGGTACAGCCTGCGCAACTGCCTGGAGTACTTCTTCTGGTTCCGGTCCCGGCTCCATCTGCACGCGCAGAAAGGGTTCATCCCGCTCGGCGGCAACACCGTCTTCGTCCGCACCGATGTGCTGCGCGAGGCCGACGGCTGGGACCCCGACTGCCTCGCCGAGGACTGCGACCTGGGCGTCCGGCTGTCGAGCGTGGGCAAGAAGGTCGTCGTCGCCTACGACTCCGACATGGTGACCCGGGAGGAGACCCCCGGCAGCCTGATGTCGCTGATGAAACAGCGCACCCGCTGGAACCAGGGCTTCCTCCAGGTCTACCGGAAGAAGGACTGGCGCCAACTGCCCAGCTTCCGGCAGCGGTTGCTCGCCCGCTACACACTGATGACGCCCTATCTCCAGGCCGTCTCCGGGGTGATCATCCCGCTCAACGTAGCCATCGCGCTCTTCCTCGACGTCCCCGTCGGCGTCGCCTTCATCACCTTCCTGCCGGCCGTCACCGCCCTCGTCACCTTCGTGTTCGAGGTCGTCGGACTGCACGACTTCGGCAGGCAGTACGGACTGCGCGTCCGGTTCGTCCACTACGTCAAGCTCGTCGTGGGCGGCCCCTTCTACCAGGTGCTCCTCGCCTTCGCCGCCGTACGCGCGGTGTGGCGCGAGCAACGCGGCCGCAACGACTGGGAGTTGACCAGCCACGTCGGCGCACATCTCGCGAACGTGAACCGAGAGGACGTTCCTGCGTGA
- a CDS encoding glycosyltransferase: MNSGSYESTAPGTLGDPAVRAAEVPEPGAVTIVVPTFNESANVRELLHQITETVPGRLPCEVVFVDDSTDDTPEVINEAAQDCPFPVTVLHRDEPVGGLGGAVVEGIKAATSDWIVVMDGDLQHPPSLVPDLVATGERSSAGLVVASRYIKGGSRAGLAGSYRVAVSRGATWLTKSLFPRRLHGISDPMSGFFAIRRSAVTAEILQPLGYKILLELAVRSRPRQVTEVPFVFQDRYAGESKSTAQEGFRFLRHLMGLRTASPLARMIVFGLIGVTGFVPNLAGLYALTSAGMHYVPAEILANQLGVVWNFLLIEHLCFRERRKHRKGWDRIGRFALLANADLLLRIPLIALFVSEFGMGALPATALALVTTFVLRFVGTEALVYLPRKTSRRGERGEKEGEERKAAEQAAEPARRAA; encoded by the coding sequence ATGAACAGCGGAAGCTACGAGTCCACCGCGCCCGGGACACTCGGTGATCCGGCCGTGCGGGCTGCCGAGGTCCCCGAACCGGGTGCCGTCACCATCGTCGTCCCGACCTTCAACGAGTCGGCGAACGTACGGGAGTTGCTGCACCAGATCACCGAGACGGTCCCCGGGCGGCTGCCCTGCGAGGTCGTCTTCGTGGACGACTCCACCGACGACACCCCCGAGGTCATCAACGAGGCCGCGCAGGACTGCCCGTTCCCGGTGACCGTGCTGCACCGCGACGAACCGGTCGGCGGCCTGGGCGGCGCGGTGGTCGAGGGCATCAAGGCGGCCACGTCCGACTGGATCGTCGTCATGGACGGCGACCTGCAGCACCCGCCGTCCCTCGTGCCGGACCTGGTGGCGACCGGGGAGCGGTCGTCGGCGGGTCTCGTGGTCGCCTCCCGCTACATCAAGGGCGGCAGCCGGGCCGGACTCGCGGGCAGCTACCGGGTGGCCGTCTCGCGCGGCGCGACCTGGCTCACCAAGTCCCTCTTCCCGCGCCGGCTGCACGGCATCAGCGACCCGATGAGCGGCTTCTTCGCGATCCGCCGCAGCGCGGTCACCGCCGAGATCCTCCAGCCGCTCGGCTACAAGATCCTCCTCGAACTCGCCGTGCGCAGCCGCCCGCGGCAGGTCACGGAGGTGCCCTTCGTCTTCCAGGACCGGTACGCGGGCGAGTCCAAGTCGACCGCGCAGGAGGGGTTCAGGTTCCTGCGCCACCTCATGGGGCTGCGGACGGCCTCTCCGCTCGCCCGCATGATCGTCTTCGGGCTGATCGGTGTCACGGGATTCGTTCCGAACCTCGCCGGTCTCTACGCGCTGACCTCGGCCGGCATGCACTATGTCCCCGCGGAGATCCTCGCCAACCAGCTCGGGGTGGTCTGGAACTTCCTCCTCATCGAGCATCTGTGTTTCCGCGAGCGGCGCAAGCACCGCAAGGGATGGGACCGCATCGGCAGGTTCGCGCTGCTCGCCAACGCCGATCTGCTGCTGCGTATCCCGCTGATCGCCCTGTTCGTGAGCGAGTTCGGCATGGGCGCGCTGCCCGCGACCGCGCTCGCCCTGGTGACGACGTTCGTCCTGCGCTTCGTGGGGACCGAGGCGCTCGTCTATCTGCCTCGCAAGACATCCCGCCGCGGGGAGCGCGGCGAGAAGGAGGGCGAGGAGAGGAAGGCAGCCGAGCAGGCAGCCGAACCGGCAAGGAGAGCCGCGTGA
- a CDS encoding ArnT family glycosyltransferase translates to MTSTLPAATKTKVKVPAQRTAAPTAGSTGRTNDSSSASSAPGSPPKRLRDSRPDLLLCGLLLVAIMIVQGWNIADYPTLSDDEGTYLAQAWAVQEGRGLAHYTYWYDHPPLGWIQLAVLTWIPAQLAPESMTVGSMRAVMLLVSAVSAVLVYVLGRRLSLPRWAAGLGMALFGLSPLSVVLQREIFLDNIAVMWTLLAFCLAASPSRHLWHHFGAGIAAAAAVLTKETMLLVLPAVLLTMWRHSHRDTRKFAITGAVTACTLIGISYPLFALLKGELLPGAGHVSLWDGIVYQMSRPGSGFILTEGTGSYGVLQSWLYYDRVLPLGGLAGALLLLVTWRWSVTARALAGPALAVAILAGMALRPGYLPAMYVLQALPFLALVLAGGTASVAHGVLRRWRSTSEHRALTWARHGVALALAAAAAVYVVPRWYDGNHTAMTFNANAPYQQAAKWLGSEIEDPAGTRVLVDDALWLDLVHEGYRPGLGVIWFYKADLDPAVTKTMPRGWRDLDYVVASPTVRRDAVDLPNVKGAMENSTPVATFGTGDDRIEIRRIENGGDNRTSGTGATGDDDRIRETEAAGGDR, encoded by the coding sequence GTGACCTCCACACTTCCCGCGGCGACCAAGACGAAAGTCAAGGTCCCCGCGCAGCGGACAGCTGCGCCCACAGCCGGTTCGACAGGTCGAACAAACGATTCCTCTTCCGCTTCGTCCGCGCCCGGGTCACCGCCGAAGCGCCTGCGGGACTCGCGCCCCGACCTGCTCCTCTGCGGTCTCCTCCTCGTCGCGATCATGATCGTGCAGGGATGGAACATCGCCGACTACCCGACCCTCAGCGACGACGAGGGCACCTACCTCGCGCAGGCCTGGGCCGTCCAGGAGGGCAGGGGCCTCGCCCACTACACCTACTGGTACGACCACCCGCCCCTCGGCTGGATCCAGCTCGCCGTCCTGACCTGGATCCCCGCCCAGCTCGCCCCCGAGTCGATGACCGTCGGCTCGATGCGCGCGGTGATGCTGCTGGTCAGCGCGGTCAGCGCCGTCCTCGTCTACGTCCTCGGCCGCCGCCTGTCGCTGCCCCGCTGGGCCGCCGGCCTCGGCATGGCGCTCTTCGGACTGTCCCCGCTGTCGGTGGTGCTCCAGCGGGAGATCTTCCTCGACAACATCGCGGTGATGTGGACGCTGCTGGCGTTCTGTCTCGCCGCCTCGCCCAGCCGTCACCTCTGGCACCACTTCGGCGCCGGTATCGCCGCCGCCGCGGCCGTGCTCACCAAGGAGACGATGCTCCTCGTCCTGCCGGCCGTGCTGCTCACCATGTGGCGGCACAGCCACCGGGACACCAGGAAGTTCGCCATCACCGGCGCCGTCACCGCCTGCACCCTGATCGGCATCTCGTACCCGCTGTTCGCCCTGCTCAAGGGCGAGTTGCTGCCGGGCGCCGGCCATGTGTCCCTCTGGGACGGCATCGTCTACCAGATGAGCCGCCCCGGCTCCGGCTTCATCCTCACCGAGGGCACCGGCTCGTACGGCGTCCTGCAGTCCTGGCTGTACTACGACCGTGTGCTGCCGCTCGGCGGGCTCGCGGGCGCTCTGCTGCTCCTGGTCACCTGGCGCTGGTCGGTGACCGCGCGGGCCCTCGCCGGACCCGCGCTCGCCGTCGCCATCCTCGCCGGAATGGCCCTGCGCCCCGGCTATCTGCCCGCGATGTACGTCCTCCAGGCGCTGCCCTTCCTCGCCCTCGTCCTCGCGGGCGGCACGGCGAGCGTCGCCCACGGTGTCCTGCGCCGGTGGCGGAGCACGAGCGAGCACCGGGCCCTGACCTGGGCACGGCACGGCGTGGCCCTCGCCCTGGCCGCCGCCGCGGCGGTGTACGTCGTGCCCCGCTGGTACGACGGCAACCACACCGCGATGACGTTCAACGCCAACGCCCCCTACCAGCAGGCCGCGAAGTGGCTCGGCAGTGAGATCGAGGACCCGGCGGGCACCCGGGTCCTCGTCGACGACGCGCTCTGGCTCGACCTCGTCCACGAGGGCTACCGGCCGGGACTCGGCGTCATCTGGTTCTACAAGGCCGACCTCGACCCGGCGGTGACGAAGACGATGCCGCGCGGCTGGCGCGACCTCGACTACGTGGTCGCCTCCCCGACCGTACGGCGTGACGCGGTCGACCTGCCCAACGTCAAGGGCGCGATGGAGAACTCGACCCCGGTGGCCACCTTCGGCACCGGCGACGACCGCATCGAGATCCGCAGGATCGAGAACGGCGGCGACAACCGCACGAGTGGCACCGGGGCCACCGGCGACGACGACCGGATCCGCGAGACCGAGGCCGCTGGAGGCGACCGATGA